Proteins from one Gallus gallus isolate bGalGal1 chromosome 15, bGalGal1.mat.broiler.GRCg7b, whole genome shotgun sequence genomic window:
- the CATSPER4 gene encoding two pore channel protein 1 isoform X6: MNYQEAAIYLQEGENNDKFFTHPKNAKALAAYLFAHNHLFYLMELSAALLLLLLSLCEAPAVPMLRLGIFVHATLELFALMVVVFELSMKMRWLGFHTFIRHKRTMVKTCVLLVQFIEAIVVLVRQTSHVRITRALRCIFLVDCRYCGAVRRNLRQIFQSLPPFIDILLLLLFFMVIFAILGFYLFSPNHSDPYFNTLENSLVNLFVLLTTSNFPDVMMPSYARNPWSCVFFIVYLSIELYFIMNLLLAVVFDTFNDIEKRKFKSLLLHKRTAIQHAYRLLITKQRPSGISFRHFEGLLRFYKPRMCTRERYLTFKALNQSNTPLLSLKDFYNFYEVVGLKWKAKRNREHWFDDLPRTAFLIFKGINILVNSHVFQYTMYTVVAVNGIWILVETFMLQGGNFFSRNVPWSYIVFLTIYGVELLLKTTGLGPVEYLSSGWNLFDFSVTLFAFLGLMALAFNMEPFYFIVVLRPLQLLRLFKLKKRYRNVLDTMFELFPRMASLGLTLLIFYYCFAIVGMEFFAGVVYPNCCNTSTVADSYRWVNHTVGNKTVVEEGYYYLNNFDNILNSFVTLFELTVVNDWYIIMEGVTSETTHWSRLYFMIFYIVTMVVMTIIVAFILEAFVFRMNYTRKNQDSEEDNGIVLEKEISKEEVIGIMELYKRSSAATEISQLQKIVLQMDKHGQVSTLFLGRRSRTKSDLSMKMYEEEIQEWYEEHSRKEESQIPLQESASASQSSLKPLSLRQRSQTVI; this comes from the exons ATGAACTATCAAGAGGCAGCAATCTACCTCCAG gaaggagaaaataatgataaattCTTCActcaccccaaaaatgccaaaGCACTTGCTGCCTACCTCTTTGCACACAATCACCTTTTCTACCTAATGGAGCtgagtgcagcactgcttctcCTGTTGCTGTCTCTCTGTGAGGCACCAGCTGTTCCTATGCTCCGTCTTGGCATCTTT GTCCATGCAACCCTGGAGCTGTTTGCATTAATGGTGGTAGTCTTTGAGCTCTCAATGAAGATGAGATGGCTGGGCTTCCACACGTTCATTAGACACAAGAGGACTATGGTGAAG ACTTGTGTGCTGTTGGTACAGTTCATAGAAGCCATTGTGGTGTTGGTGCGCCAAACCTCACATGTCCGCATAACGAGAGCTCTGCGCTGCATCTTCTTGGTGGACTGCCGCTACTGTGGTGCAGTCAGGAG aaACCTGCGCCAGATCTTCCAGTCCCTTCCACCATTTATTGACattcttctccttctgcttttcttcatggTGATCTTTGCCATCCTGG gtttttacttgttttctccAAACCACTCGGATCCG tacttcAATACCTTAGAGAACAGCCTTGTGAATCTCTTTGTACTTTTGACTACTTCAAA TTTCCCTGATGTGATGATGCCGTCTTATGCTCGGAACCCTTGGTCGTGTGTCTTCTTCATAGTGTATCTCTCCATCGAATTGTACTTCATTATGAACTTG cttcttGCTGTTGTGTTTGACACTTTCAATGACATTGAGAAGAGGAAGTTTAAGTCTTTGCTGCTGCACAAGCGTACAGCCATACAGCATGCCTACCGCTTGCTCATCACCAAACAG aggcCATCTGGAATTTCCTTCAGGCATTTTGAAGGGCTGTTGCGGTTTTACAAGCCTCGGATGTGCACCCGGGAGCGGTATCTCACTTTTAAAGCACTGAATCAAAGCAATACTCCTTTACTCAG TCTAAAGGATTTTTACAATTTCTATGAAGTTGTTGGCTTAAAATGGAAG GCAAAACGAAATCGTGAGCACTGGTTTGACGACCTTCCACGAACAGCattccttatttttaaag gcaTCAACATCCTTGTGAATTCCCATGTATTCCAATACACCATGT aTACTGTGGTGGCTGTGAATGGAATTTGGATTCTTGTTGAAACCTTCATGCTGCAAG GAGggaatttcttctccagaaatgtCCCGTGGAGCTACATAGTCTTCCTCACAA tttatGGCGtggagctgcttctgaaaactACTGGACTGGGGCCTGTTGAGTACCTGTCCTCAGGCTGGAATCT cTTTGACTTCTCAGTCACCCTGTTTGCGTTCCTGGGGCTTATGGCACTGGCGTTCAACATGGAGCCATTCTACTTCATTGTTGTCTTGCGACCTCTTCAGCTGCTGAG ACTCTTTAAATTGAAGAAACGCTACAGGAATGTCCTGGACACTATGTTTGAGCTGTTTCCTAGGATGGCCAG CCTAGGTTTAACCCTGCTGATCTTCTACTATTGCTTTGCCATTGTTGGCATGGAATTCTTCGCTGGTGTGGTCTACCCGAACTGCTGCAA CACAAGCACAGTCGCAGATTCGTACCGCTGGGTGAATCACACGGTTGGCAACAAGACAGTTGTGGAAGAAGGTTATTACTATCTCAACAACTTTGACAACATTTTGAACAGCTTTG TTACACTGTTTGAGTTGACAGTCGTCAATGACTGGTACATAATCATG GAAGGGGTGACATCTGAAACCACTCACTGGAGCCGCCTCTATTTCATGATCTTCTATATTGTGACCATG GTGGTGATGACAATCATTGTGGCATTTATTCTGGAGGCTTTTGTCTTCCGCATGAACTACACTCGGAAGAACCAAGATTCAGAAG AAGACAACGGCATTGTGCTGGAGaaggagatctccaaggaggaagTGATTGGGATAATGGAGCTGTACAAGCGGAGTTCAGCTGCCACTGAAATTTCTCAGCTGCAGAAGATTGTTTTGCAGATGGATAAACATGGG CAAGTGTCAACACTGTTTCTGGGACGCAGATCAAGGACCAAGAGTGACTTGAGTATGAAGATGTATGAGGAGGAGATCCAG GAATGGTATGAGGAACATTCCAGGAAAGAAGAATCTCAGATACCATTGCAAGAGTCTGCATCTGCTTCCCAGAGTTCTCTGAAGCCCCTGAGTCTCCGACAACGTTCCCAGACTGTCATCTAG
- the CATSPER4 gene encoding two pore channel protein 1 isoform X5: MAVSMDDDVPLILTLDDSGSSTSAPLDGLDREELPNENGGSYDIINDASSLAAGDCCAQQSSAQHNWEMNYQEAAIYLQVHATLELFALMVVVFELSMKMRWLGFHTFIRHKRTMVKTCVLLVQFIEAIVVLVRQTSHVRITRALRCIFLVDCRYCGAVRRNLRQIFQSLPPFIDILLLLLFFMVIFAILGFYLFSPNHSDPYFNTLENSLVNLFVLLTTSNFPDVMMPSYARNPWSCVFFIVYLSIELYFIMNLLLAVVFDTFNDIEKRKFKSLLLHKRTAIQHAYRLLITKQRPSGISFRHFEGLLRFYKPRMCTRERYLTFKALNQSNTPLLSLKDFYNFYEVVGLKWKAKRNREHWFDDLPRTAFLIFKGINILVNSHVFQYTMYTVVAVNGIWILVETFMLQGGNFFSRNVPWSYIVFLTIYGVELLLKTTGLGPVEYLSSGWNLFDFSVTLFAFLGLMALAFNMEPFYFIVVLRPLQLLRLFKLKKRYRNVLDTMFELFPRMASLGLTLLIFYYCFAIVGMEFFAGVVYPNCCNTSTVADSYRWVNHTVGNKTVVEEGYYYLNNFDNILNSFVTLFELTVVNDWYIIMEGVTSETTHWSRLYFMIFYIVTMVVMTIIVAFILEAFVFRMNYTRKNQDSEEDNGIVLEKEISKEEVIGIMELYKRSSAATEISQLQKIVLQMDKHGQVSTLFLGRRSRTKSDLSMKMYEEEIQEWYEEHSRKEESQIPLQESASASQSSLKPLSLRQRSQTVI; the protein is encoded by the exons ATGGAGGTAGCTATGACATTATTAATGATGCATCCAGCCTTGCTGCAGGGGACTGCTGTGcgcagcagagctctgcccaaCACAACTGGGAAATGAACTATCAAGAGGCAGCAATCTACCTCCAG GTCCATGCAACCCTGGAGCTGTTTGCATTAATGGTGGTAGTCTTTGAGCTCTCAATGAAGATGAGATGGCTGGGCTTCCACACGTTCATTAGACACAAGAGGACTATGGTGAAG ACTTGTGTGCTGTTGGTACAGTTCATAGAAGCCATTGTGGTGTTGGTGCGCCAAACCTCACATGTCCGCATAACGAGAGCTCTGCGCTGCATCTTCTTGGTGGACTGCCGCTACTGTGGTGCAGTCAGGAG aaACCTGCGCCAGATCTTCCAGTCCCTTCCACCATTTATTGACattcttctccttctgcttttcttcatggTGATCTTTGCCATCCTGG gtttttacttgttttctccAAACCACTCGGATCCG tacttcAATACCTTAGAGAACAGCCTTGTGAATCTCTTTGTACTTTTGACTACTTCAAA TTTCCCTGATGTGATGATGCCGTCTTATGCTCGGAACCCTTGGTCGTGTGTCTTCTTCATAGTGTATCTCTCCATCGAATTGTACTTCATTATGAACTTG cttcttGCTGTTGTGTTTGACACTTTCAATGACATTGAGAAGAGGAAGTTTAAGTCTTTGCTGCTGCACAAGCGTACAGCCATACAGCATGCCTACCGCTTGCTCATCACCAAACAG aggcCATCTGGAATTTCCTTCAGGCATTTTGAAGGGCTGTTGCGGTTTTACAAGCCTCGGATGTGCACCCGGGAGCGGTATCTCACTTTTAAAGCACTGAATCAAAGCAATACTCCTTTACTCAG TCTAAAGGATTTTTACAATTTCTATGAAGTTGTTGGCTTAAAATGGAAG GCAAAACGAAATCGTGAGCACTGGTTTGACGACCTTCCACGAACAGCattccttatttttaaag gcaTCAACATCCTTGTGAATTCCCATGTATTCCAATACACCATGT aTACTGTGGTGGCTGTGAATGGAATTTGGATTCTTGTTGAAACCTTCATGCTGCAAG GAGggaatttcttctccagaaatgtCCCGTGGAGCTACATAGTCTTCCTCACAA tttatGGCGtggagctgcttctgaaaactACTGGACTGGGGCCTGTTGAGTACCTGTCCTCAGGCTGGAATCT cTTTGACTTCTCAGTCACCCTGTTTGCGTTCCTGGGGCTTATGGCACTGGCGTTCAACATGGAGCCATTCTACTTCATTGTTGTCTTGCGACCTCTTCAGCTGCTGAG ACTCTTTAAATTGAAGAAACGCTACAGGAATGTCCTGGACACTATGTTTGAGCTGTTTCCTAGGATGGCCAG CCTAGGTTTAACCCTGCTGATCTTCTACTATTGCTTTGCCATTGTTGGCATGGAATTCTTCGCTGGTGTGGTCTACCCGAACTGCTGCAA CACAAGCACAGTCGCAGATTCGTACCGCTGGGTGAATCACACGGTTGGCAACAAGACAGTTGTGGAAGAAGGTTATTACTATCTCAACAACTTTGACAACATTTTGAACAGCTTTG TTACACTGTTTGAGTTGACAGTCGTCAATGACTGGTACATAATCATG GAAGGGGTGACATCTGAAACCACTCACTGGAGCCGCCTCTATTTCATGATCTTCTATATTGTGACCATG GTGGTGATGACAATCATTGTGGCATTTATTCTGGAGGCTTTTGTCTTCCGCATGAACTACACTCGGAAGAACCAAGATTCAGAAG AAGACAACGGCATTGTGCTGGAGaaggagatctccaaggaggaagTGATTGGGATAATGGAGCTGTACAAGCGGAGTTCAGCTGCCACTGAAATTTCTCAGCTGCAGAAGATTGTTTTGCAGATGGATAAACATGGG CAAGTGTCAACACTGTTTCTGGGACGCAGATCAAGGACCAAGAGTGACTTGAGTATGAAGATGTATGAGGAGGAGATCCAG GAATGGTATGAGGAACATTCCAGGAAAGAAGAATCTCAGATACCATTGCAAGAGTCTGCATCTGCTTCCCAGAGTTCTCTGAAGCCCCTGAGTCTCCGACAACGTTCCCAGACTGTCATCTAG
- the CATSPER4 gene encoding two pore channel protein 1 isoform X3 — protein sequence MECNRTLLDPDGGSYDIINDASSLAAGDCCAQQSSAQHNWEMNYQEAAIYLQEGENNDKFFTHPKNAKALAAYLFAHNHLFYLMELSAALLLLLLSLCEAPAVPMLRLGIFVHATLELFALMVVVFELSMKMRWLGFHTFIRHKRTMVKTCVLLVQFIEAIVVLVRQTSHVRITRALRCIFLVDCRYCGAVRRNLRQIFQSLPPFIDILLLLLFFMVIFAILGFYLFSPNHSDPYFNTLENSLVNLFVLLTTSNFPDVMMPSYARNPWSCVFFIVYLSIELYFIMNLLLAVVFDTFNDIEKRKFKSLLLHKRTAIQHAYRLLITKQRPSGISFRHFEGLLRFYKPRMCTRERYLTFKALNQSNTPLLSLKDFYNFYEVVGLKWKAKRNREHWFDDLPRTAFLIFKGINILVNSHVFQYTMYTVVAVNGIWILVETFMLQGGNFFSRNVPWSYIVFLTIYGVELLLKTTGLGPVEYLSSGWNLFDFSVTLFAFLGLMALAFNMEPFYFIVVLRPLQLLRLFKLKKRYRNVLDTMFELFPRMASLGLTLLIFYYCFAIVGMEFFAGVVYPNCCNTSTVADSYRWVNHTVGNKTVVEEGYYYLNNFDNILNSFVTLFELTVVNDWYIIMEGVTSETTHWSRLYFMIFYIVTMVVMTIIVAFILEAFVFRMNYTRKNQDSEEDNGIVLEKEISKEEVIGIMELYKRSSAATEISQLQKIVLQMDKHGQVSTLFLGRRSRTKSDLSMKMYEEEIQEWYEEHSRKEESQIPLQESASASQSSLKPLSLRQRSQTVI from the exons ATGGAGGTAGCTATGACATTATTAATGATGCATCCAGCCTTGCTGCAGGGGACTGCTGTGcgcagcagagctctgcccaaCACAACTGGGAAATGAACTATCAAGAGGCAGCAATCTACCTCCAG gaaggagaaaataatgataaattCTTCActcaccccaaaaatgccaaaGCACTTGCTGCCTACCTCTTTGCACACAATCACCTTTTCTACCTAATGGAGCtgagtgcagcactgcttctcCTGTTGCTGTCTCTCTGTGAGGCACCAGCTGTTCCTATGCTCCGTCTTGGCATCTTT GTCCATGCAACCCTGGAGCTGTTTGCATTAATGGTGGTAGTCTTTGAGCTCTCAATGAAGATGAGATGGCTGGGCTTCCACACGTTCATTAGACACAAGAGGACTATGGTGAAG ACTTGTGTGCTGTTGGTACAGTTCATAGAAGCCATTGTGGTGTTGGTGCGCCAAACCTCACATGTCCGCATAACGAGAGCTCTGCGCTGCATCTTCTTGGTGGACTGCCGCTACTGTGGTGCAGTCAGGAG aaACCTGCGCCAGATCTTCCAGTCCCTTCCACCATTTATTGACattcttctccttctgcttttcttcatggTGATCTTTGCCATCCTGG gtttttacttgttttctccAAACCACTCGGATCCG tacttcAATACCTTAGAGAACAGCCTTGTGAATCTCTTTGTACTTTTGACTACTTCAAA TTTCCCTGATGTGATGATGCCGTCTTATGCTCGGAACCCTTGGTCGTGTGTCTTCTTCATAGTGTATCTCTCCATCGAATTGTACTTCATTATGAACTTG cttcttGCTGTTGTGTTTGACACTTTCAATGACATTGAGAAGAGGAAGTTTAAGTCTTTGCTGCTGCACAAGCGTACAGCCATACAGCATGCCTACCGCTTGCTCATCACCAAACAG aggcCATCTGGAATTTCCTTCAGGCATTTTGAAGGGCTGTTGCGGTTTTACAAGCCTCGGATGTGCACCCGGGAGCGGTATCTCACTTTTAAAGCACTGAATCAAAGCAATACTCCTTTACTCAG TCTAAAGGATTTTTACAATTTCTATGAAGTTGTTGGCTTAAAATGGAAG GCAAAACGAAATCGTGAGCACTGGTTTGACGACCTTCCACGAACAGCattccttatttttaaag gcaTCAACATCCTTGTGAATTCCCATGTATTCCAATACACCATGT aTACTGTGGTGGCTGTGAATGGAATTTGGATTCTTGTTGAAACCTTCATGCTGCAAG GAGggaatttcttctccagaaatgtCCCGTGGAGCTACATAGTCTTCCTCACAA tttatGGCGtggagctgcttctgaaaactACTGGACTGGGGCCTGTTGAGTACCTGTCCTCAGGCTGGAATCT cTTTGACTTCTCAGTCACCCTGTTTGCGTTCCTGGGGCTTATGGCACTGGCGTTCAACATGGAGCCATTCTACTTCATTGTTGTCTTGCGACCTCTTCAGCTGCTGAG ACTCTTTAAATTGAAGAAACGCTACAGGAATGTCCTGGACACTATGTTTGAGCTGTTTCCTAGGATGGCCAG CCTAGGTTTAACCCTGCTGATCTTCTACTATTGCTTTGCCATTGTTGGCATGGAATTCTTCGCTGGTGTGGTCTACCCGAACTGCTGCAA CACAAGCACAGTCGCAGATTCGTACCGCTGGGTGAATCACACGGTTGGCAACAAGACAGTTGTGGAAGAAGGTTATTACTATCTCAACAACTTTGACAACATTTTGAACAGCTTTG TTACACTGTTTGAGTTGACAGTCGTCAATGACTGGTACATAATCATG GAAGGGGTGACATCTGAAACCACTCACTGGAGCCGCCTCTATTTCATGATCTTCTATATTGTGACCATG GTGGTGATGACAATCATTGTGGCATTTATTCTGGAGGCTTTTGTCTTCCGCATGAACTACACTCGGAAGAACCAAGATTCAGAAG AAGACAACGGCATTGTGCTGGAGaaggagatctccaaggaggaagTGATTGGGATAATGGAGCTGTACAAGCGGAGTTCAGCTGCCACTGAAATTTCTCAGCTGCAGAAGATTGTTTTGCAGATGGATAAACATGGG CAAGTGTCAACACTGTTTCTGGGACGCAGATCAAGGACCAAGAGTGACTTGAGTATGAAGATGTATGAGGAGGAGATCCAG GAATGGTATGAGGAACATTCCAGGAAAGAAGAATCTCAGATACCATTGCAAGAGTCTGCATCTGCTTCCCAGAGTTCTCTGAAGCCCCTGAGTCTCCGACAACGTTCCCAGACTGTCATCTAG
- the CATSPER4 gene encoding two pore channel protein 1 isoform X2: MLHCTEWKCWSPGSIILDVLYGGSYDIINDASSLAAGDCCAQQSSAQHNWEMNYQEAAIYLQEGENNDKFFTHPKNAKALAAYLFAHNHLFYLMELSAALLLLLLSLCEAPAVPMLRLGIFVHATLELFALMVVVFELSMKMRWLGFHTFIRHKRTMVKTCVLLVQFIEAIVVLVRQTSHVRITRALRCIFLVDCRYCGAVRRNLRQIFQSLPPFIDILLLLLFFMVIFAILGFYLFSPNHSDPYFNTLENSLVNLFVLLTTSNFPDVMMPSYARNPWSCVFFIVYLSIELYFIMNLLLAVVFDTFNDIEKRKFKSLLLHKRTAIQHAYRLLITKQRPSGISFRHFEGLLRFYKPRMCTRERYLTFKALNQSNTPLLSLKDFYNFYEVVGLKWKAKRNREHWFDDLPRTAFLIFKGINILVNSHVFQYTMYTVVAVNGIWILVETFMLQGGNFFSRNVPWSYIVFLTIYGVELLLKTTGLGPVEYLSSGWNLFDFSVTLFAFLGLMALAFNMEPFYFIVVLRPLQLLRLFKLKKRYRNVLDTMFELFPRMASLGLTLLIFYYCFAIVGMEFFAGVVYPNCCNTSTVADSYRWVNHTVGNKTVVEEGYYYLNNFDNILNSFVTLFELTVVNDWYIIMEGVTSETTHWSRLYFMIFYIVTMVVMTIIVAFILEAFVFRMNYTRKNQDSEEDNGIVLEKEISKEEVIGIMELYKRSSAATEISQLQKIVLQMDKHGQVSTLFLGRRSRTKSDLSMKMYEEEIQEWYEEHSRKEESQIPLQESASASQSSLKPLSLRQRSQTVI; encoded by the exons ATGGAGGTAGCTATGACATTATTAATGATGCATCCAGCCTTGCTGCAGGGGACTGCTGTGcgcagcagagctctgcccaaCACAACTGGGAAATGAACTATCAAGAGGCAGCAATCTACCTCCAG gaaggagaaaataatgataaattCTTCActcaccccaaaaatgccaaaGCACTTGCTGCCTACCTCTTTGCACACAATCACCTTTTCTACCTAATGGAGCtgagtgcagcactgcttctcCTGTTGCTGTCTCTCTGTGAGGCACCAGCTGTTCCTATGCTCCGTCTTGGCATCTTT GTCCATGCAACCCTGGAGCTGTTTGCATTAATGGTGGTAGTCTTTGAGCTCTCAATGAAGATGAGATGGCTGGGCTTCCACACGTTCATTAGACACAAGAGGACTATGGTGAAG ACTTGTGTGCTGTTGGTACAGTTCATAGAAGCCATTGTGGTGTTGGTGCGCCAAACCTCACATGTCCGCATAACGAGAGCTCTGCGCTGCATCTTCTTGGTGGACTGCCGCTACTGTGGTGCAGTCAGGAG aaACCTGCGCCAGATCTTCCAGTCCCTTCCACCATTTATTGACattcttctccttctgcttttcttcatggTGATCTTTGCCATCCTGG gtttttacttgttttctccAAACCACTCGGATCCG tacttcAATACCTTAGAGAACAGCCTTGTGAATCTCTTTGTACTTTTGACTACTTCAAA TTTCCCTGATGTGATGATGCCGTCTTATGCTCGGAACCCTTGGTCGTGTGTCTTCTTCATAGTGTATCTCTCCATCGAATTGTACTTCATTATGAACTTG cttcttGCTGTTGTGTTTGACACTTTCAATGACATTGAGAAGAGGAAGTTTAAGTCTTTGCTGCTGCACAAGCGTACAGCCATACAGCATGCCTACCGCTTGCTCATCACCAAACAG aggcCATCTGGAATTTCCTTCAGGCATTTTGAAGGGCTGTTGCGGTTTTACAAGCCTCGGATGTGCACCCGGGAGCGGTATCTCACTTTTAAAGCACTGAATCAAAGCAATACTCCTTTACTCAG TCTAAAGGATTTTTACAATTTCTATGAAGTTGTTGGCTTAAAATGGAAG GCAAAACGAAATCGTGAGCACTGGTTTGACGACCTTCCACGAACAGCattccttatttttaaag gcaTCAACATCCTTGTGAATTCCCATGTATTCCAATACACCATGT aTACTGTGGTGGCTGTGAATGGAATTTGGATTCTTGTTGAAACCTTCATGCTGCAAG GAGggaatttcttctccagaaatgtCCCGTGGAGCTACATAGTCTTCCTCACAA tttatGGCGtggagctgcttctgaaaactACTGGACTGGGGCCTGTTGAGTACCTGTCCTCAGGCTGGAATCT cTTTGACTTCTCAGTCACCCTGTTTGCGTTCCTGGGGCTTATGGCACTGGCGTTCAACATGGAGCCATTCTACTTCATTGTTGTCTTGCGACCTCTTCAGCTGCTGAG ACTCTTTAAATTGAAGAAACGCTACAGGAATGTCCTGGACACTATGTTTGAGCTGTTTCCTAGGATGGCCAG CCTAGGTTTAACCCTGCTGATCTTCTACTATTGCTTTGCCATTGTTGGCATGGAATTCTTCGCTGGTGTGGTCTACCCGAACTGCTGCAA CACAAGCACAGTCGCAGATTCGTACCGCTGGGTGAATCACACGGTTGGCAACAAGACAGTTGTGGAAGAAGGTTATTACTATCTCAACAACTTTGACAACATTTTGAACAGCTTTG TTACACTGTTTGAGTTGACAGTCGTCAATGACTGGTACATAATCATG GAAGGGGTGACATCTGAAACCACTCACTGGAGCCGCCTCTATTTCATGATCTTCTATATTGTGACCATG GTGGTGATGACAATCATTGTGGCATTTATTCTGGAGGCTTTTGTCTTCCGCATGAACTACACTCGGAAGAACCAAGATTCAGAAG AAGACAACGGCATTGTGCTGGAGaaggagatctccaaggaggaagTGATTGGGATAATGGAGCTGTACAAGCGGAGTTCAGCTGCCACTGAAATTTCTCAGCTGCAGAAGATTGTTTTGCAGATGGATAAACATGGG CAAGTGTCAACACTGTTTCTGGGACGCAGATCAAGGACCAAGAGTGACTTGAGTATGAAGATGTATGAGGAGGAGATCCAG GAATGGTATGAGGAACATTCCAGGAAAGAAGAATCTCAGATACCATTGCAAGAGTCTGCATCTGCTTCCCAGAGTTCTCTGAAGCCCCTGAGTCTCCGACAACGTTCCCAGACTGTCATCTAG